The DNA sequence TGACGGAGGGCGAGGAGGACGCCGACGAGCGCACCCGCGGGCTGTTCGCGACGATCTGGTCGTTCCGCGGCGTGCTCGCACGGATGGGCTCCGGCATCTCGCTCGTCGCGGCCGTCCGGTCGGCGCGCACCGTCCTGCTGCCGCTCTGGGCCGTCTCCATCGGGCTGAACGAGGCGAACACCGCGCTCATCATCGGCATCGCGGGCGCCGTCGACTTCGCGCTCTTCTACGCCAGCGGCCAGCTCATGGACCGGTTCGGCCGGATGTGGAGCGTGGTGCCCTCCATGCTCGGCCTCGGCGTCGGCTTCCTGGTGCTGTCGTTCAGCCACGACCTTCCGGGGGCGGTGGCCTGGTACATCGGCGTCTCGCTGTTCCTCGCGTTCGCCAACGGCATCGGTTCGGGCATCATCATGACGCTCGGGGCCGACCTGGCGCCGAAGGAGAGCCCGGCCGCGTTCCTCGGCGCGTGGCGGTTCACGGGTGATGCCGGCCAGGCCGCAGCGCCGCTCGTGGTGTCGCTGCTGACCGGGCTGGTCTCGATCGCCTTCGCGAGCGGGGTGATGGGCGTGCTCGGACTGGTCGGCGCCGGTCTGCTCGCCCGGTTCATCCCGCGCTACATCCCGCGCCGGCCCCGGGCCGCGGAGGGGCTGCCGGAATAGCCGCGACTCCCGTACGGTTCGATACGTATGCATACGCATCGAGCAGGAGGACGGACATGGCCGCACGGCTGGAGATCGGGATCGACACGTTCGGCGACATCACGCTGGACGCCGACGGGAATCCGCTGCCGCACGCTCAGGTGCTGCGCAACGTCGTGGCGGAGGGCGTCCAGGCCGACCAGGCCGGCCTCCACTTCATCGGCATCGGCGAGCACCACCGCAAAGACTTCTCGGTGGCGGCCCCGGAGGTCGTGCTCGCGGCGATCGCCGGCCAGACCGAGCGCATCCACCTCGGCTCAGCGGTCACGGTGCTGAGCTCGGACGACCCGGTGCGGGTGTTCCAGCGCTTCGCCACCCTCGACGGCGTCTCGAACGGCCGCGCGGAGGTCATCCTCGGCCGGGGCTCCTTCATCGAGTCGTTCCCGCTGTTCGGCTTCGATCTGGCGCAGTACGAAGAGCTCTTCGACGAGAAGCTCGACCTCTTCGCCGCGATCCGGCAGCAGGAGCCGGTGACCTGGAGCGGGACGCTGCGGCCGCCGCTCACCGACCAGTCGGTGTATCCGCCGGTCGAGCACGGCCTCCTGAAGACCTGGATCGGCGTCGGCGGCAGCCCGGAGTCGGTGGTCCGCGCCGCGCGTTACGGCCTCCCGCTGATGGTCGCGATCATCGGCGGCGGCCCGATGCGCTTCCAGCCGCTCACCGAGCTCTACCGCAACGCGCTGGAGCAGTTCGGCCAGGACACCGGCCTCCCGATCGGCGTGCACTCCCCCGGCTTCGTCGCCGAGACCGACCAGGAGGCCAAGGACCTGCTCTGGCCGCACTGGGAGGCCATGACCAACCGGATCGGCCGCGAGCGCGGCTGGCCGCCCGCGACCCGCGCGCGCTTCGAGCACGAGGCGGCGGAGGACGGCGCCCTGGTCGTCGGCTCGCCGGAGACGGTCGCGCAGAAGATCGCGTACGCCGCACGCGGCCTCGGCCTCACCCGGTTCGACGTCAAGCTGAGCAACGGGACGCTGGGCCACGAGCACATCATGCGGGCGATCGACCTGCTCGGCCGCGAGGTCGCGCCGCGCGTGGATGAGCTATTGTCGTAGCCGCGCGCAGCGCGAGCCGCGGGAGTGGTGAAACTGGCAGACACGCAGGATTTAGGTTCCTGTGCTTCACGGCGTGAGGGTTCGAGTCCCTTCTCCCGCACCGTGTGACGCGGCGGGTGAAAGACCCCGCCCCCGGCCGCAGAAACGGCGTCGCGCAGGCGGACCTGCCCTATTCTCCCGAATGTCCGTTCCATCGTCGGGAGAGGGATGTCGCGCCCCGATCTTCAGCGCACGCCGTCGGCACGGCCGAAGGACACGTCGGTCCAAGCCCTCCGCGGCATCGCCTGCATCCTCGTGGTGGTCTGGCATTCCGTCGGTCTTGGCGAGCTGTCGCTCTGGCGGTTCACGAGCGATTCCGCGTGGGAGTTCGCGCTCGGACTGCTGGAGTACCTGCGCATGCCGCTCTTCACGTTCCTGTCGGGTTACGTCTATGCGATGCGACCGATCAGCGTCGGCGCATCCCCCTGGCGCTTCCTCCGTTCGAAGGCGCGACGACTGCTCGTTCCGATGCTCGTGGTCGGCACGGCCTACATCCTGGCGTTCGACCTGATCCCGGGCTGGGGCGGGAGCGGTCTGCGACCGTTCTGGACGTGGCACATCATCCCCGTCGCGCATCTCTGGTTCATCTGGGCGGTGCTCTGGTGCTTCGTCGCGGTCGCCGTCCTCGACGCGCGCGGCCGGCTGTCCACGCGGCGAGGGATGCTGATCGCGCTGGTCGTGTCGTTCGCGCTCTCGGCCGTCCTGCCGAAGGGCATCGCGACTCCGTTCGCCTCGGCGGCCGCGGTGTACCTCTCGTTCTTCTTCCTCGCGGGGATGGCCTGCCGCCGCTTCGACTGGCGCAGCGCGCCACGGCGCCGGCACCTGATCGCCCTCGGCGCGTTCGTCGTGCTGTTCGCGGTGACGATCCTCGGCACCGTCGCCGGTGTTCGCCCGTCACCGGACGGCGTCGTCGGCAACCTCGTCGGAGCGCTGTTCTGCGCGCTCGTCGTGCTCGTGCGGTTCTCGTCGAGGCCGCTCGAATGGCTGGGGGCCAGGTCGTTCGCGATCTTCCTGTTCCACTACTTCGCCGTCCAGTTCTGCCGGATGGCCTTCGTCGCGCTGGGCTTCCACGACGTGACCGTGTGCATCGTCGTGACCACCGTCGTGGCGCTGCTCGCCTCGGTGGTTCTCGAGCGCATCCTGCGTTCGTGGCGCGTCACCAGAACCCTCGCTCTCGGCGAGCGGTGGACCGCCGCCACGTAGTAGGAGTCATTCGCACCGTACGCCCAGCCCGCGCACACTAAACTCGCCTCGACCGCATACTGAGACGATAGGAGTTGCGTGATCCATCACGCCGGCCTCATCCCCTGGCTCGACCCCACCACCATCATCGGCGCGGCCGGTCCGTGGGCGCTGATCGTGGTGTGCGGGATCGTGTTCGCCGAGACGGGCCTCCTGGTCGGCTTCCTGCTGCCGGGCGACACCCTGCTGGTGATCTCCGGCCTGCTCACGCACACCTCCCGTGTCTTCGGCGTCGACATCTGGTGGGTCTGCCTGGCCATCGCGTTCGCGGCGTTCCTCGGCGGAGAGGTCGGCTACCTGATCGGGCACAAGGCGGGCCCGCGCGTGTTCGAGCGCAAGGAGACCGGTCTGTTCAGCATGGAGAACGTGCGCCGCACCAACGCGTTCTTCGACCGGTTCGGCGCGCTCGCGGTCATCCTGGCGCGCTTCGTGCCGATCGTGCGCACATTCGCCCCGGTCGCCGCGGGCGTCGGGCACATGAACTACAAGAAGTACTCGCTGTACAACGCGATCGGCGCGCTGCTCTGGGGCGCCGGCCTCACGCTGTTCGGTTTCGTCATCGGCTACATCCCGCCGATCGCCAACTTCGTGTCGCATTACATCGACATGATCCTCATCGGCGCGGTGGTGATCACGCTCATCCCGACGCTGTTCCACTACTTCCAGTCGCTGCGCAAGGCGAAGAAGAAGCGCCTGGAGGCCGAAGCGGCCGCCGCCACCGCAACCGACGCCACGGTCTCCGACCCGCACCCCACGCCCGACGTCTGAAGGTCGAGGGGCACGTAAACGGCCCTAGTGGGGCAGCTCGCTAATACGTCCCTGTGGATTGCAGGCGAGCTACCCACATTCCAGGGCATTCCTCGGTCCAGACGGGTGCCCCGGAAGATCCACTAGGTCGGCCGGTTGACGTCCTGCCTCCGGAGGAAAGACCATGGATCCCGAAATGACATCGTCTGCACCAGGGCTGTCGAACATGATGGCGCAGACCTCATCCCCGGTGGGAACATACTCGGGCGCATAGTGGCGCTTCCAATAGGGCTCCCATGCAGTCAGCTCGGTCGCCCCCTGGAAGAGCTTCCGAGTCTCGGCACCTTCCTCCACTGGCCCAACCTTGCACACTCACTGGCTGGTTCGCGGCCCCAATTCGGTCACGTTGGTCAGGGCACGTAGGGGGTCTTCTGGGCGTCGACGCGGCTCTCGGCGGTAACTGCCACCGACGGCATATGCTCGTCGCATGTCCGAGGATTCGCGTGATGGCTCTACGCCTCCGCACGCGAACAGGCGGTACGCCGGCATCGTCGAGTCGTTGATGACACAACTCTTCATCGCTGACTCGGACCCGCGGGCGGAAACGAAGCGTGCCTTCCTCCACTGGGTGGTGGTCAGCGCCGCGGTGATCTTCGCCGTATGGTTCGTCGCGCTCATCGTGATCATGCTCGCGGCCGTCCTCCGAGGCTGAAGGAGTTGGGCGGATTGCGCGTTTGCTGCTCCGATTGTCGAGGGGCACGTAAACGCCCCTAAAACACGGTTTTAGGGGCGTTTACGCGCCCTTCGAGGGTCGCTCAGCGGTGGAACTCGTCCTCGTGCGCGGCGTGCTCGGCCGGCTCGAGCTGGAACGTCGAGTGCTCGACGTCGAAGTGCTTGGCCAGGCATCCGGACAGCTCGTCCAGCAGCTTCCCCGTCCCGCCCGACCGGAAGACGCCGGCCTCGACCACGACGTGCGCCGTGAACACCGGCGCGCCCGACGTGATGGCCCAGACGTGCACGTCGTGCACGGCGACGACGCCCGGGGTGCCCAGGATGTGGTCGCGGATCTCCGCGACGTCGGTGTCCGCGGGGGCCGCCTCGCTGAGCACGCGCACCACGTCGCGCAGCAGCAGTACGGCGCGCGGGACGATGAACGCCGCGATCAGCAGCGACGCGATCGCGTCGGCCGGGGCGAAGCCGGTGAACATGATCACGACGGCCGCGACGATGACGGTCAGCGAGCCGATCAGGTCGCCGAACACCTCCAGGTACGCGCCGCGCATGTTGATCGAGTGATCGGCGGCGGGACGCAGCAGCAGCAGGGCGCCGAGGTTCGCGACCAGGCCGATGACGGCGACCACGAGCATCGGGCCGGACTGGACCTCCGTCTCCCCCGACACGAGCCGTCCGATCGCGCCGATGCTCACGAACACCGCGACGACGACGAGGATCAGCCCGTTGATCAGCGCGCCGAAGACCTCGGCCCGGCGGTAGCCGAACGTCTGGCGGTCGGTCGGCGGCCGGGCGGCGACGATGGTGGCCATCAGGGCGACGATCAGCCCGGTCAGATCGCTCAGCATGTGACCGGCGTCCGCCAGCAGCGCCAGCGATCCGCTCAGCCACGCGCCGATGATCTGCACGACGAGCACCGCGGCGACGATCCCGATGGCGATCAGGAGCCGGTTGCGGTTGGCGGAGTGGCCGTGGTCGTGACTCATGGTTCTTCTACGGTATGTCGAAGTCGCCGGGGCGTGCCAGCGGGAGCGCTAGATAGGAATGAGTGCCGTTCTCATTCTCACTGCGCTGCGCCCAGGCTCCGGCGCTCAGCCCGCGGCCGCGACCAGGTCCCGCAGCGCCGGCACGATGGCCGTGAAGGCCCGCGAGCGGTGGCTCTCGGCGTTCTTGACCTCCGGCCCGAGCTCGGCCGCCGTCGCGTCGTGGCCGTCCGGCACGAAGATCGGGTCGTAGCCGTGGCCGTGCTCGCCGCGCGGCTCGTGCGCGATGCTGCCGGGCCAGATCCCCTCGACCACGGTCTCGCCGGCCGGTGAGACCAGTGCGAGCGTCGCCGTGAAGTGCGCCGCGCGCGTGCCGTCCGGGAGGTCGGCGAGCTGGTCGAGCAACAGCTGGAGGTTGGCCTGCGCGTCGCCGTGCCGTCCGGCCCAGCGCGCCGAGAAGATCCCCGGGGCGCCGCCCATCGCGTCGACGCAGATTCCGGAGTCGTCGGCCAGCGCCGGCAACCCGGTGTGGGCGGCCGCGGCGCGCGCCTTGATCAGCGCGTTCGCCTCGAAGGTCACGCCGTCCTCCACCGGCTCCGGGCCGTCGTAGCCGACGATCTCGAGGCCGGGGACGGCGTCGCCCAGGATCTGCTGGAACTCCAGCGCCTTGTGCCGGTTGTGCGTGGCGAGGACGACGCGGACCATCAGCCCTCGATGCCGAGCGCGGACGACTCGAGCGCTGCGCGCTGCACGGCGGCCAGCTCGGTCGCGCCGCCGAGAGCCAGGTCCAGCAGCGCGTTCAGCTCGCCGCGGTCGAAGGGCGCGCCCTCGGCGGTGCCCTGCACCTCCACGAACAGGCCGCGGCCGGTCACGACCACGTTCATGTCGGTCTCGGCGCGGACATCCTCCACGTAGGCGAGGTCGAGCATCGGCGTGCCGTCGATGATTCCGACCGAGACCGCGGACACCGAGTCGATCAGCGGGGTGGCCTTCTGGCCGATGAAGCGGTGCTCGCGGCCCCACTCCAGCGCGTCCGCCAGGGCCACGTAGGCGCCGGTGATCGCGGCGGTGCGGGTGCCGCCGTCGGCCTGCAGCACGTCGCAGTCGATCACGATGGTGTTCTCGCCGAGCGCCTTCATGTCCACCACCGCGCGGAGGCTGCGGCCGATCAGCCGGCTGATCTCGTGGGTGCGGCCGCCGATCCTGCCCTTGACGGACTCCCGGTCCATGCGCTCGTTCGTGGAGCGCGGCAGCATGGCGTACTCGGCGGTGACCCAGCCTTTGCCCTTGCCGGCCATCCAGCGCGGCACGCCGTTCGTGAACGACGCCGTGCAGAGCACACGCGTGTTGCCGAACGAGATCAGCGCCGAGCCCTCGGCCTGCCGGCTCCAGCCGCGCTCGATGGTGACGGGCCGGAGGCCGTCGGGGGTGCGGCCATCCGCGCGGGTGATGTCGGTCACAGTTCTCTCCTCGGTCGGAAACGGAAGGGCTCAGGGGTCAGAGCGGGAGGTCGATCACGCCGGTCTGCACCAGGTCGACCCGGAAGATCTCCGGCCCGATGAAGCGGTGCGCGAGGCGCAGGAAGTAGTCGGCGTCCGAACCGGTCGCCTCGTAGCGGATGCTGGGCGGCGTGATCTCGGTCCGCTCCAGGCCGCGACTGACGAGCGTGCGGTAGACGTCCTTGGCGGTCTCGGTGTCGCTGGAGACCAGCGAGACGCCCTCGCCCATCACGTACGAGATCGCGCCCTTCAGGAACGGGTAGTGCGTGCAGCCGAGCACGAGCGTGTCCACGTCGGCCTCGCGCAGCGGCTGGAGGTACTCGGCCGTGACGCGCAGCACCTCCTCGCCGCTGGTGATCCCGGCCTCCACGAACTCCACGAAGCGCGGGCAGGCCTGCGTGAAGAGCTCGAGGGACGGCGCGGCGGCGAAGGCGTCCTCGTAGGCGCGGGAGGAGATCGTGCCCGCCGTGCCGATGACGCCGACCCGGCCCGTCCTGGTCGCCGAGACGGCGCGGCGCACGGCCGGCTGGATGACCTCGATGACCGGCACCGAGTAGCGCTCGCGGGCGTCGCGCAGCATCGCGGACGACGCGGTGTTGCAGGCGATCACGATCAGCTTGACGCCCTGCTCGACCAGGAAGTCCAGGACCTCCAGGGAGTAGCGGCGGACGTCCGCGATCGACTTCGGCCCGTACGGCGAGTGCGCGGTGTCGCCGACATAGAGCAGCGACTCGTTGGGGAGCTGGTCGCGGATGGCCCGGGCGACGGTGAGCCCACCGACCCCCGAGTCGAAGATCCCAATCGGCGCATCCGTCACAGCAGTCCAGCCTACCCGTCCGCGCCGTGGCTAAGGTGGAGCCGTGACCGAGTCCTCCGCGCTCCTGACCGACCGCTACGAGCTCACGATGCTCGACGCCGCGCTGCTGAGGGGCACGCACGAGAGGGAGAGCGTCTTCGAGGCGTTCACCCGTCACCTGCCGGCCGGCCGCCGCTACGGCGTCATCGCGGGCACCGGGCGCCTGCTGGAGCTGATCGAACGGTTCCGCTTCGGGGACGCCGAGCTGGAGTACCTGCGCGAGGCCTCTGTGGTGCGGCAGGAGACCCTCGACTGGCTCGCGGACTTCCGGTTCTCCGGCACCATCCGGGGCTACCGGGAAGGTGAGGTCTTCTTCCCCGGGTCGCCGTTCCTGATCGTGGACGCGCCGTTCGCGGAGGGGGTCATCCTCGAGACGCTCATCCTCAGCGTCTTCAACTACGACTCGGCCGTCGCCTCCGCCGCCGCGCGGATGGTCACGGCCGCCGCCGGCCGTCCGCTCGCCGAGATGGGCTCGCGCCGCGCCAACGAGCGCAGCGCCGTCGCAGCCGCGCGGGCCGCGTACATCGCGGGGTTCGGCGCGACCTCCAACCTGGAGGCGGGGCGCACCTGGGGCGTGCCGACGATGGGCACGGCCGCGCACGCGTTCACGCTACTGCACGACAGCGAGGAGGACGCCTTCCGTGCGCAGGTCGCGGCACTCGGCCCCGGCACCACGCTGCTGGTCGACACCTTCGACGTGGAGCAGGCGATCGAGACGGCCGTGCGCGTGGCCGGTCCGGAGCTCGGCGCCGTCCGCCTCGACTCCGGCGACCTCCCGAAGCTCGTGCGCCAGGTGCGCGCCCAGCTCGACCGGCTCGGCGCGACGAAGACCCGCATCACCGTGACCAACGACCTGGACGAGTTCACCATCGCTGCGCTGTCGTCGTCGCCGGTCGACTCGTACGGGGTCGGCACCGCGGTCGTCACCGGCTCGGGGTCACCGGCCTCCGGGATGGTCTACAAGCTCGTCGCCCACCGCGACGACGACGGCACGTGGGTGCCGGTGGCGAAGAAGTCGGAGGGCAAGCCGAGCATCGGCGGCCGCAAGCACCCGATCCGCCGGCTCGACGCGTCGGGGCACGCGGTCGCGGAGGTCATCCACATCGTGGAGGCGGGCGATCAGCCGGACGACACCGGCCGCGACCTGCTCGTGCCGCTGGTCGCCGACGGCGAGGTGCAGCGCGAGCACCTCGGGCCGGAGGGCACGCGGCGGGCACGCGAGCACCGCGCGAGCGCGATGAGGGAGCTGCCGGACGAGGCGTTCCGGCTGGGCCGGGGCGACCCGGTGCTGCCGACGATCTTCGGCTGAGGCGGCGGCCGCCGCGGACTGCGGCTACTCGTCCCGCAGCTTCTCGTAGATCTCCTTGCAGGTGGGGCAGACCGGGAACTTCTCCGGGTCGCGGCCCGGGGTCCACATCTTGCCGCACAGCGCCTTGACCGGTTTGCCGGTCATGGCGGACTCGAGGATCTGCTCCTTCTTCACGTAGTGCGAGAAGCGCTCGTGGTCGCCGGGCTCGGAGATCTGCGGCGTCTCCAGAAGCTCGCGCTCGAGTGTGCTCGTGCCACCGCCGCCCGGCTCTCCACCGGGTTCGAGGATGCTGGCGTCGTTCATCGTCCCAGTCTAACGGCGTGAGGTCCGGACACTGCCGGGCCCGTCGCCCTTGCTTCAGTCGTTGCGGTTCGCGAACGCCATCAACTCCGGGCCGCGCTTGTCGAACGCCCGCGCGCCGGCCCACAGCCCGCCGCCGAGGGCGGCGAAGCCGACCAGCACCGACGCGATCGGCGAGATGCCGAGCCAGAACGGGTTGACCGTCAGGCCGAGGGCCAGGAAGACGATCGCGGGCGACGCCAGGATGATGATGGCGAAGAAGCTGAACGCCTGGGCGAGGGCCGCCGACGCTCCGGAGTTCTGCGGCTGCGTGAAGGCGCTGTCGCCCGGCTTGGTCGCGGGGTACGGGAAGAGCGCCGAGAACACACTGGACAGGCCGAGCCCGATCACCAGGATGGACCCGCACAGCGCCGCGACAGCCGGAAGCACCGCCCAGTCGCCGAACACCGCCGCGGTCACCAGCGAGCCGACCACGATGACCGGGATGCCGATGAGCACGGGCGGGAACATCCTCCCGACCCGGTCGGCGATGCCGCGTGTCCCCGAGACGAGATGCAGCCAGATCGCGGTGCTGTCGAAGGCGATGTCGTTGTGGATGGTCCAGCCGAGGAACAGGCAGACCAGCGGCAGCGGCACGAGCGAGGCGAAGTGGATCGAGAGGCCGCCGAGCGCGAGCGCAACGACCACGAACACCGGGATGACCGGCACCACCACCAGCGCCACCCAGTAGCGGGCGTCCCTCCCCCAGTACGTCATCGAGCGCGCGGCGATCGCGGCCGTCGGTCCGCCGGGGAGCCGAGCGAACCAGCCGAGGCCGTGATGGTCGCGCGCGAGCGCCTCCCGCTCCGGCGCGACGAGCACCAGCGCGACGAGGGTGCGCCAGACCAGCCAGAGCACGCCGACGGTCGCGACGGCGATGAGGAACTGCGCGAACGCCGCACCCCCGTCGCCTTCGGCGGCGGCGCCCGGCATGCTCCAGACCGCGCCGAGCGGGGTCCACTGCAGCCAGCCGGCGAAGCCGTTCAGCGTGCCGAGGCCGTCGCGGCCCCAGTCGACGGTGAGCAGCAGGAGCAGCACGGGGGCGACGAGCACGAGGGCCAGGAACGCGAAGACGCCTCCGGCCTCCTTCGACCGGCGCGGCGGTACGAGCAGCGAGGCGATCGCGGTGGAGATGCGGGACGCGAGCACGCAGGTGGGCAGGGCGATCAGCGCAGAGAGCACGGCGAGCACCGCCGCGCCCGGGTCGCGGGACCAGGTGATCACCGTGCCCAGCGAGCACACGAAGAGCACGATCGCGGGGAGGCCGACCAGCGCGGCGAGGGCCAGCGCGCGGGCGAGCTCCCGGTCGGGGATGCCGAACAGCGCGAACTTGCGCGGGTCGAGCGCGTCATCCACCCCGAACAGCAGCGGCAGCAGCAGGAAGCCGGCGACCACGATCGAGCCGATCACGACCAGCACACCGTGCACGTCGGCGACGTCAGGCGCGAGGCGCGCCGCCACCAGAGCGCCGATCACCAGCACCACCGTCACCACGCCGTAAGCCAGCCCCAGCACCAGGCCGAAGATCTGCCACGGGCTGCGCCGGAAGGCGTTGCCGAGGAGCCTGAGCCTCAGTCCGAGAAGCTGTGCAACCACTCCATGCCCTCCGCCGCCTTGCGTCCACCGGCCAGGTCGACGAACCGTTCCTCCAGGGTCTGCTCGCCGCGCACCTCGTCGATGGTCCCGGCCGCGAGCACCTGGCCGCGGACGATGATCGCGACGCTGTCGCAGACCCGCTCGATCATGTCCATGCCGTGGCTGGAGAGCACGACCGTGCCGCCCGCGGCGGTGTAGCGCTGCAGGATGTCCACGACGTTCGCAGCGGAGACCGGGTCGACGGACTCGAACGGCTCGTCGAGCACCAGGAGGCGCGGCGAGTGGATCATGGCGGCCGCGAGGGCGATCTTCTTCGTCATGCCCGCGGAGTAGTCGGCGACCAGGCGGTCGAGCGCGTCGGCGATGCCGAACGCGTTCGCGAGATCGGCGGTGCGGGCGTGGACGGTCTTGGCGGAGAGCCCGCGCAGCGTTCCGGCATAGTGCAGGAACTGCGCTCCGGTGAGGCGGTCGAACAGGCGCAGCTTGTCCGGAAGGACGCCGATGACGTGCTTGGCGCGCACCGGCTCGGTCCAGACGTCCACGCCGTGCACGACGATGCGGCCCTCGTCGGGTCGCAGCAGGCCGGTGACCATCGACAGGGTCGTGGTCTTGCCCGCGCCGTTCGGGCCGACGATGCCGTAGAAGGAGCCCTCGCGCACGTCCAGCGTGACGCCGTCGACGGCGACGATCGGGCCGTAGCGCTTGCTGAGGCCGTGGATGGCGAGGACGCTCGGGCGGGTGTCCACGACAGGGGCCGGACGGATCGGTTCCGCCGGCTGCGCGGGTGCGGGGACCGCGGCGGCCGTCTCGACGACGGCCTTCGCGGTGCGCGGCTTCTGCGCCGTCTTGGCGGTGGTCGTCCGCTTGCGCGGAGTGGGCGTCCGCGTGCTCGAGCCCGCGGCCGCCGCCGCGGTCTTCGGCTGCGTGCGCTTGGCGGCGGGGCGCGCGGCGGGCGCCGCCTGCTCCGTCTCGGACTGCGCGATCTCGGACATCGGCTCCCCCTCGTGATCCCCCCGCGGATCGGGCGCGCCGGACTCCGGCTCGGTACTGCTGCCGGGTCGCGCGCGCTCGAAACTCACCACGCAACCGTACCAATACAGAACCGCTTGCGTACCCCCCGACGGGTGACCTCGCAGCGACGGCCTCAGGCTTCTCAGACTGCCTAGGAAAGTCCTGTGAGGAACATAACGACCCCGCAACGACCGACGTCAACCCCTGCCCCCGGATGAGGGCCCCCGGTATTCTGGTGCAGGCATGAAGGCGTGTCGAAACACGTAAAGCGTGAATGAACTCCCGGTGACATCCCGGGAGTGGCGGGCGTCGAAGCTCCGCCGCAATCACACCCACACGGGGTTCGCGCGGATTCAAGGAGATGATTGTGACGACCCAGGTAGTGATCCTCGCGGCCGGAATGGGCAGCCGGCTCGGCCGGAGCCTCCCGAAGCCGCTGACGGAGCTGAGCGACGGCCGCACCATCATGCAGCAGCAGTTCGACAACATCCACGCCGCGTTCGGCAAGGACGTCACCGTGACGATCGTCGTCGGCTACAAGCTCGAGCACATCATCGAGGCGTTCCCGGACGCCGAGTTCGTCTACAACGAGCAGTACGACCAGACCAACACCTCCAAGAGCCTCATGCGCGCCCTGCAGGCCTCCGGCCCCGGCGGCGTGCTCTGGATGAACGGCGACGTCGTGTTCGACCCGGCCGTGCTCGTCCGCGGCGCGGCGATGGTCTCGCGCGACCAGACCTTCGTGACCGTCAACACCTCGTCGGTCGCCGACGAGGAGGTCAAGTACACCACCGGCCCCGAGGGCTACATCCACGAGCTGTCC is a window from the Leifsonia shinshuensis genome containing:
- a CDS encoding cation diffusion facilitator family transporter, translated to MSHDHGHSANRNRLLIAIGIVAAVLVVQIIGAWLSGSLALLADAGHMLSDLTGLIVALMATIVAARPPTDRQTFGYRRAEVFGALINGLILVVVAVFVSIGAIGRLVSGETEVQSGPMLVVAVIGLVANLGALLLLRPAADHSINMRGAYLEVFGDLIGSLTVIVAAVVIMFTGFAPADAIASLLIAAFIVPRAVLLLRDVVRVLSEAAPADTDVAEIRDHILGTPGVVAVHDVHVWAITSGAPVFTAHVVVEAGVFRSGGTGKLLDELSGCLAKHFDVEHSTFQLEPAEHAAHEDEFHR
- a CDS encoding LLM class flavin-dependent oxidoreductase, producing MAARLEIGIDTFGDITLDADGNPLPHAQVLRNVVAEGVQADQAGLHFIGIGEHHRKDFSVAAPEVVLAAIAGQTERIHLGSAVTVLSSDDPVRVFQRFATLDGVSNGRAEVILGRGSFIESFPLFGFDLAQYEELFDEKLDLFAAIRQQEPVTWSGTLRPPLTDQSVYPPVEHGLLKTWIGVGGSPESVVRAARYGLPLMVAIIGGGPMRFQPLTELYRNALEQFGQDTGLPIGVHSPGFVAETDQEAKDLLWPHWEAMTNRIGRERGWPPATRARFEHEAAEDGALVVGSPETVAQKIAYAARGLGLTRFDVKLSNGTLGHEHIMRAIDLLGREVAPRVDELLS
- the murI gene encoding glutamate racemase — encoded protein: MTDAPIGIFDSGVGGLTVARAIRDQLPNESLLYVGDTAHSPYGPKSIADVRRYSLEVLDFLVEQGVKLIVIACNTASSAMLRDARERYSVPVIEVIQPAVRRAVSATRTGRVGVIGTAGTISSRAYEDAFAAAPSLELFTQACPRFVEFVEAGITSGEEVLRVTAEYLQPLREADVDTLVLGCTHYPFLKGAISYVMGEGVSLVSSDTETAKDVYRTLVSRGLERTEITPPSIRYEATGSDADYFLRLAHRFIGPEIFRVDLVQTGVIDLPL
- a CDS encoding DedA family protein; translation: MIHHAGLIPWLDPTTIIGAAGPWALIVVCGIVFAETGLLVGFLLPGDTLLVISGLLTHTSRVFGVDIWWVCLAIAFAAFLGGEVGYLIGHKAGPRVFERKETGLFSMENVRRTNAFFDRFGALAVILARFVPIVRTFAPVAAGVGHMNYKKYSLYNAIGALLWGAGLTLFGFVIGYIPPIANFVSHYIDMILIGAVVITLIPTLFHYFQSLRKAKKKRLEAEAAAATATDATVSDPHPTPDV
- a CDS encoding acyltransferase family protein — protein: MSRPDLQRTPSARPKDTSVQALRGIACILVVVWHSVGLGELSLWRFTSDSAWEFALGLLEYLRMPLFTFLSGYVYAMRPISVGASPWRFLRSKARRLLVPMLVVGTAYILAFDLIPGWGGSGLRPFWTWHIIPVAHLWFIWAVLWCFVAVAVLDARGRLSTRRGMLIALVVSFALSAVLPKGIATPFASAAAVYLSFFFLAGMACRRFDWRSAPRRRHLIALGAFVVLFAVTILGTVAGVRPSPDGVVGNLVGALFCALVVLVRFSSRPLEWLGARSFAIFLFHYFAVQFCRMAFVALGFHDVTVCIVVTTVVALLASVVLERILRSWRVTRTLALGERWTAAT
- the rdgB gene encoding RdgB/HAM1 family non-canonical purine NTP pyrophosphatase; its protein translation is MVRVVLATHNRHKALEFQQILGDAVPGLEIVGYDGPEPVEDGVTFEANALIKARAAAAHTGLPALADDSGICVDAMGGAPGIFSARWAGRHGDAQANLQLLLDQLADLPDGTRAAHFTATLALVSPAGETVVEGIWPGSIAHEPRGEHGHGYDPIFVPDGHDATAAELGPEVKNAESHRSRAFTAIVPALRDLVAAAG
- a CDS encoding MFS transporter → MTSDERPFSFRSVALAAFLPTLLFSIGEGAIIPIIPIAAGNLGATLAMAGFIASMLMLGELAGDIPSGWVVSRIGERTAMIGAAAVAVAGVVVCLLAPNYWVLMAGIFVVGIATAVFALARHAFMTTYVPVRYRARALSTLGGIFRAGWFVGPLIASAVIAATGSTQSVFWIFIVSCLGSVVVLLVLPDPERMFGPAPTAPGHGGEPVTEGEEDADERTRGLFATIWSFRGVLARMGSGISLVAAVRSARTVLLPLWAVSIGLNEANTALIIGIAGAVDFALFYASGQLMDRFGRMWSVVPSMLGLGVGFLVLSFSHDLPGAVAWYIGVSLFLAFANGIGSGIIMTLGADLAPKESPAAFLGAWRFTGDAGQAAAPLVVSLLTGLVSIAFASGVMGVLGLVGAGLLARFIPRYIPRRPRAAEGLPE
- the rph gene encoding ribonuclease PH — translated: MTDITRADGRTPDGLRPVTIERGWSRQAEGSALISFGNTRVLCTASFTNGVPRWMAGKGKGWVTAEYAMLPRSTNERMDRESVKGRIGGRTHEISRLIGRSLRAVVDMKALGENTIVIDCDVLQADGGTRTAAITGAYVALADALEWGREHRFIGQKATPLIDSVSAVSVGIIDGTPMLDLAYVEDVRAETDMNVVVTGRGLFVEVQGTAEGAPFDRGELNALLDLALGGATELAAVQRAALESSALGIEG